One Pseudomonadota bacterium genomic window, TCTGATTCCTGAAGGATGGGCATAAGTTTGTTTAGGCACACTCATGAAAAATTTATCTTCTTCTACAATGGATTGGGCCTTATAGGTTTCGCCGGCACATTTTTCGATTATTTCAGCAGCCTGGGCCTTAGTCATTTGTCCATAATATTTACTGCCGGAGACGATTTCCATAGGATCTGGCAATACGGTATCTCCATATGCAAAAGTCCCTATAAAAGATATGAGAATAAACACGGTTAAGCATTTGATAGAATGTAACTGTTTCATAAATTGGTTTTCTCCTTCATAGATTTAAAATCGTTTATCTCCGTTTTATAGCGTTTGTCAAAATATTCCGATTCAATTTATAATTGTTTGGTAATGGCTTGGAGTGACATGTTTTTTACTTATTACTATCTTGAATAAAAGTCAAGAGCCAAGAACGGGCGTAAACATTTATTTACTTTTAAATCAAAATCTTGCATTCAAGAAAGACGAGAAGCAAGTAAAAGATAATTCTTAAATTAACAAGCACGAGTCAGCTATTGAAATGATGTGTTTTTCGACAGCTTATAATCCTTGAAAAATTGCCATATGATCTCATTTCCATTCCATTCTGATTAGGTTCCGACACCCAAGATTTTTGCATTTTTGGGTAAATTAAAATATAGAATTACCTCGTTTGCATCTTTGGCTATAAAGCCAAATTGTTTTCCTATAACTTCTTTTGCTTGATTAACATCCATTTTATTCTCCCTAAAATATTTATATAATTATGATATATTGGCATGTTATAATTATATCATAAGGTTTTTTTATATTCTTAATTCAATGACATTGATTAGCAATTAGTAAATCACTTTCATCCAAATAGAATGGCGCAATATCCTATGGTTTCAAACAAAAACTCCCGCTATATTTATTTTTTATAAGAAGCGCCTATAGTATTGCATATTTTCTATATCGTGATAATATATTAATATATTTAAAATAAATTTGATCAATATATTAATAAAATCTAAATAATATCATAATTATTATTAACAAATTTAATTTGGGGCCCGATATTTATGAAATAAATTCTTGACAATTCTTGTTATTTCAATTACTAAATAACATAAAGTCAAATAAGCATATTATATAATATAAAATCTTTATTAATTAGGATGTTATGTATATAGTTTATTTGATTTGCAATGGAAATATTAAGATATTGCATAGAGATAAGAAACGGTTTCATCTTATGCTTTGTTCTTATTAAAATTTATTTAATTGAATTTAAGAATTTATTATCTTCTAACCTTTAATCCTTAAAATATAAGGAGAATCATTTAATGTCAGTTGAAGACAAAGTAAAAAAAATTATTGCAGAAAAATTGGGTGTTGAAATTGAAAAAGTTGTCCCTGAAGCTTCATTTGTTGATGATCTTGGTGCCGATTCGCTTGACCTGGTTGAATTAATTATGTCTATGGAAGAAGAGTTTGAAACGGATATCTCAGATGAAGTCGCTGAAAAGCTTGTAAGAGTTAAAGATGTAATCGACTATATAAATTCACATTAATAAAAATAGTATCTTGTTTTCAAATAAATATTAATACAATAGTTTATAACCATCTTAAAATACTTGGATTATATTTTGTGACCGTATATTCTAATTGTTTTATTAGGTTTTAGGGAGGTTTTTTTGAGCAGGCGTGTTGTTATAACAGGAATTGGATTGGTTACACCTCTTGGGATCGGAGTTAACGAAACATGGTCCGCGTTGTGTGCCGGGAAGTCGGGAATCTCTGAGATAACAAGGTTCGATACAACGGGATTTAACACAAAAATAGCAGCAGAAGTCAAAGGGTTTGCAGCAGAAGATTTCATGTCAAAAAAGGACGCCCAGCGTTCCGAACCTTTTATCGCCTATGCCGTAGCAGCATCACGTATGGCTATTGAAGATTCCGGCCTTGTAATAAATGACTCTAATTCAGGCAGGGTTGGTACCATAACAGGGTGCGGGCTCGGAGGACTCGGCATAATGGAAAAGACGATCCTCGATTTGAATAAAAAAGGCCCGGGGCGTGTTAGTCCGTTTTTTATTCCTCTTATGATAGGTAATATGGCTCCTGGAATGATTTCGATTATATTCGGTGTAAAAGGCCCAAACGCATCTATTGCAACTGCTTGTGCTGCGGGAACGCATGCAGTGGGAGAATCATTCAGACTTATCCAAAACGGACATGCAGATGCTATGATAACCGGTGGAGTTGAATCAGTAATTACAATGACCTGTGTAGCCGGTTTCGGTGCAATGAAAGCTCTTTCAACCCGAAATAATGAGCCTCAGCTTGCCTCTCGTCCATTTGACCGGGATCGTGATGGTTTTGTTGTCGGAGAAGGAAGCGGAATCGTTGTTCTTGAGTCTCTTTCGAGTGCTCTTGAAAGAGGAGCACATATATATGCCGAAATATCCGGATTTGGAATGACCGGAGACGGATATCACATGACATCACCGCCTCCGGATGGAGAAGGCGCAGTAAGATGCATGAAAGCAGCTATAAGCGATGCGGGAATTACACCGGATAAAGTTGATTATATAAACGCACATGGCACATCAACTCAGCTAAACGATGTATATGAAACAAGAGCGATAAAAACCGTTTTTGGAGATCATGCCTATAAAATACCGGTAAGTTCAACAAAGTCGATGACCGGTCATCTTCTGGGAGCTGCAGGAGGTATAGAAACTGTTTTTTCGGCGCTCACAATAAAAAACAGTATAATACCACCTACTATAAATCTCGATAATCCGGACGAAGAATGCGATCTTGATTATGTCCCCAATGTTGCGCGTAAGGCAAATATAGATGTTGTAATGACAAATTCTTTCGGCTTCGGAGGCACTAATGCTGTCCTTGTTCTGAAAAAATACCATTCCTGATTCCATAAATTCTTATCGCCAGTTAATCAATTACGATGGACTCATAAAGAGTCCATCATTAAGTCGAGCGTAAAGATCTCCTTTCCGGAATATAGAATAAAATAGGGAATGTATTTTTGAAGACCTCTTAATTGTATGTCAGGCTATTTTTGGGATGAATATTATAAATTTCACACAAATCCTTAAATCGGAAAGTCGCTATCTCAGTGCAGATAAACATCTTTTGCCGATAAAAAATATCCCAGGCTTGCCTTCATTTATCTATTATTCACTGCTTCTATCTGTTATTATTAGAGATAGCTTTATAGCCCGAATCGGAAAATATAACACAAAAAGATGGGCACAATCTTCTTATCAGACAATTAAAATAATCGAAGCTGCCGGAGGGAAGTTGGATATATCCGGCCTCAACTATATATATGAACATAACGAGCCTGTTGTGTTTGTGTCAAACCACATGAGTATGATAGACACTTTGATTATGCCCACTATTATACTGGCATTTAAACAGGTTGCCTTTGTGATAAAAGAAGAACTGATTAAATATCCGTTTTGGGGCCATATAATGAAGGCAGTAAATTCGATAGCAGTATCAAGACAAAATCCAAAGGAAGACCTATATAAAGTATTTTCGGAAGGAGAAGCATGCTTAAAAAGCGGAAAATCCGTATTTATATTTCCTCAGGCAACAAGAAACACAGTTTTCGATCCAGGCTCTTTTAATTCACTTGGAGTAAAACTTGCTAAAAGAGCGGGCGTACATGTAATTCCTGTTGCCCTTAAGACTGATTTTCAGGTAAACGGCAGGCTGCTCAAAGACATGGGAGCGGTTGATCCGCATAAAACAATTTATGTAAAGTTCGGGAAACCCCTCAATGTGGAAGGTAATGGCAGTAAAACTCACAAAATAGTAGTAGATTTTATTTCAACTAATCTCAAAGAATGGGGCGGTACGGTAAAAGAAGCACATACATCAGATTCCGGCAAATTCTAATCCATTTCTTCCCATGCAAAAATCTTCTCATCAATTAGCAAATTACAAGCTCTTACGGTCTTTATGCTATCATTATGGAATACATTCATCATAATCATTGAAAGACCTGCAGATGCAAGCATTGAGATGTAAACTTTCTCCATGATAAGTTTTCGGGCTTTATGCCCTCTTCCTGTTGTAAGATTTGATAGTCCTGCAATTGTTCTTACAGGAAAACCGAATATATCAGGCAGATGCTTTATTACATATAGAATTTCTTTGGCCTGAAATTTGCCGCTTTGCCAGGACAGAGGAGCAATTATAGGATCTATAATCAGCCGCTTTTCGTCAATGCCGTGTTTTTTGAATTGCTCAAAAAGCTCAATAGCTATTTCCAGACGTTTATCCCCATCCGGCGGTACATGGCCGTTTGGATATAAAAGATAACCTATGATATCTGTCTGGTATTTTTTGGCAAGAGGAAGTATTTTATCAAGCTTTGCCGGTTCTAAGGAAAAACCGTTTACTATCGCTTTGTTTTTGCATGCGCGAATACCGGTTTCCATAGCTTTTGGGTTTGCAGTATCTACAATCAAAGGGAGTTTGGAAACTTCCTGGATGGCATCAATCAGAAAAACCATATGTTTTTCAGGCGCTCGTGACAATGGACCTGAATTTACATCTATAACCTGTGCACCTGCTTTCTCGCATTCCATAACAATCTTTTGTATAGGAACCGGATTCATTTGAGAAATTGCATCTGCAATTATTTGATCTGTAATCCTGATATTGTCTGCAACAATAATCATTTAACACAACTTTCAATGCAAACCTTAGAA contains:
- the acpP gene encoding acyl carrier protein — its product is MSVEDKVKKIIAEKLGVEIEKVVPEASFVDDLGADSLDLVELIMSMEEEFETDISDEVAEKLVRVKDVIDYINSH
- the fabF gene encoding beta-ketoacyl-ACP synthase II: MSRRVVITGIGLVTPLGIGVNETWSALCAGKSGISEITRFDTTGFNTKIAAEVKGFAAEDFMSKKDAQRSEPFIAYAVAASRMAIEDSGLVINDSNSGRVGTITGCGLGGLGIMEKTILDLNKKGPGRVSPFFIPLMIGNMAPGMISIIFGVKGPNASIATACAAGTHAVGESFRLIQNGHADAMITGGVESVITMTCVAGFGAMKALSTRNNEPQLASRPFDRDRDGFVVGEGSGIVVLESLSSALERGAHIYAEISGFGMTGDGYHMTSPPPDGEGAVRCMKAAISDAGITPDKVDYINAHGTSTQLNDVYETRAIKTVFGDHAYKIPVSSTKSMTGHLLGAAGGIETVFSALTIKNSIIPPTINLDNPDEECDLDYVPNVARKANIDVVMTNSFGFGGTNAVLVLKKYHS
- a CDS encoding 1-acyl-sn-glycerol-3-phosphate acyltransferase is translated as MNIINFTQILKSESRYLSADKHLLPIKNIPGLPSFIYYSLLLSVIIRDSFIARIGKYNTKRWAQSSYQTIKIIEAAGGKLDISGLNYIYEHNEPVVFVSNHMSMIDTLIMPTIILAFKQVAFVIKEELIKYPFWGHIMKAVNSIAVSRQNPKEDLYKVFSEGEACLKSGKSVFIFPQATRNTVFDPGSFNSLGVKLAKRAGVHVIPVALKTDFQVNGRLLKDMGAVDPHKTIYVKFGKPLNVEGNGSKTHKIVVDFISTNLKEWGGTVKEAHTSDSGKF
- a CDS encoding dihydropteroate synthase, whose translation is MIIVADNIRITDQIIADAISQMNPVPIQKIVMECEKAGAQVIDVNSGPLSRAPEKHMVFLIDAIQEVSKLPLIVDTANPKAMETGIRACKNKAIVNGFSLEPAKLDKILPLAKKYQTDIIGYLLYPNGHVPPDGDKRLEIAIELFEQFKKHGIDEKRLIIDPIIAPLSWQSGKFQAKEILYVIKHLPDIFGFPVRTIAGLSNLTTGRGHKARKLIMEKVYISMLASAGLSMIMMNVFHNDSIKTVRACNLLIDEKIFAWEEMD